From a region of the Triticum aestivum cultivar Chinese Spring chromosome 7D, IWGSC CS RefSeq v2.1, whole genome shotgun sequence genome:
- the LOC123169702 gene encoding uncharacterized protein: MPKSQQRQATVAPAPTPRRPRPGMEYRARSDEAWYPARVLVQDGWLRVMFENFLEDADEWYDPVADLASPGDVDALRARFRRESPALHDARCGDLRPGDRLCLACDIYGDADELKYYDAVLETVEKAAHGTVDGVERCACRFTVRWTEGPRRGCWDKVGVEVVCCVQESPIQDPVLTEFLDDVRNRFGEDQEATAASQEAAPTPAGSRRVLFSLKTASERLARRS; the protein is encoded by the exons ATGCCGAAGTCGCAACAGCGGCAGGCCACCGTCGCCCCGGCGCCGACGCCGCGCCGCCCACGACCCGGAATGGAGTACCGCGCGCGGTCCGACGAAGCGTGGTACCCCGCGCGCGTGTTGGTGCAGGACGGCTGGCTGCGCGTCATGTTCGAGAATTTCCTCGAGGATGCGGACGAGTGGTACGATCCAGTGGCTGACCTCGCATCCCCGGGCGACGTGGACGCGCTCCGCGCCAGGTTCCGCCGGGAAAGCCCGGCCCTCCACGACGCCCGCTGCGGCGATCTTCGCCCGGGCGACCGGCTCTGCCTCGCCTGCGATATCTACGGCGACGCCGACGAGCTCAAGTACTACGACGCCGTCCTTGAGACC GTGGAGAAGGCAGCGCACGGCACCGTGGACGGCGTGGAGCGGTGCGCGTGCCGTTTCACCGTGCGCTGGACGGAGGGGCCGCGCCGCGGTTGCTGGGACAAGGTGGGCGTCGAGGTGGTCTGCTGCGTGCAGGAGTCACCGATCCAAGATCCGGTGTTGACCGAGTTCTTGGACGATGTGAGAAACAGGTTCGGCGAGGACCAAGAGGCGACGGCAGCGTCTCAGGAGGCAGCCCCGACACCAGCAGGCAGCCGACG AGTACTTTTTTCCTTGAAGACAGCATCAGAACGTTTGGCCAGAAGATCGTGA